The Dermacentor silvarum isolate Dsil-2018 chromosome 11, BIME_Dsil_1.4, whole genome shotgun sequence region TCGCGCGGAGGGCCTACAGTTGCGAGCAATGGTGCCCGGCTTGTCGCGTGGAAGCCATAGGTGCGTCACGTACGCGGAGATAGTCCGAGGCGCCTGCGGTTAAATCAGGCGTCTGGAGGAGACGCTCGAAGCTAGCGACAACGTTCCGGACACGGCCGAGTGCCGTCAGCGTCCCGCCAAAGTGGGCCGGACCGGAGAGCACGCCAAGCTTGCTCTACCGTCCGACAACCACGTGACCAGCTTTCCGTCAACTTGTCCGGTGAGTGTGCAGCTATATGTTGCCGTTGCCGGTCCACGCGGGATCGCCTTTTAACCTGGCCACGTGAAATCTCTGCAGTGTGCTCCCTTCTTGGGCTACGACAGATAGCTCCTTCGTATCCCGACGCACCAGTGCTCGGTGGCTCTTGTGTTGCGCACCCGAGAATTACGGCGTAGTTAAGGCCACGTGGCTATGGGGCGCCAGGACCAGCGGTGTCGGACAAGCGGTGGCCGAGAACGTTCAGCCACGGCCGAACGTCGTCGCGCCGAGGGCCTTCAGATGCGGTCGATGTACCACAGGTTGCGAGCAATGGTGCCAGGCTTGTCACCTGGAAGCCATAGGTGCGTCACGTTCGCGGAGATAGTCCGAGGCGCCTGCGGCTACATCAGGCATCTGGAGGAGACGCTCGAAGGTAGCGACAACGTTTCGGACACGGACAACCACGTGACCAGCTGTCCGCCAACTTCTCCGGTGAGTGTGCAGCTATATGTGTATTACGACTTTGACACTGATTTACATATTGTTACTTCCGTATCCTAACTATTGCAGGCGGGCAAAGCGGACGTATTACAGGTTAGGTTCAGGAATCCGATAGTCGACGGTAATAGTTGATTATTTCTACAGCGCGAGATACGACTGCGAGAGGCCagaaaaaacgacaaaaaaaaacgaCGTGGCTATGGCGGCGCGCCGCTCAGCTCGACGTCGCGGGTTCGTTCCAGGTAGcattttcgatgggggcaaaatgcagaagcGTTTGTGACCTCTTAGTAGTTTAGGTGCGCGTCCACCACTGCGGTGtgcatatcgtggttctggcagcGTCGAAAACCTGTCTCGAGCTAAACCAATCCTCCAGAGTGTAATCATCGTTTATGCGCTTAGGTTTAGCGCAGGTTCATGAATGTAACTTTCATAGTTTAGACAAGAGGCGAAGCTTCTCCCTTGGCTCTAATGCAGCCGTGTTTTGTCTATGCGGTCAGGCGAAGTTCGCGTTCAGCAATGTGACTTTCTTAATTTCAGCTATTTTGTTAATTTAAATTAACGGCTGGACCACGCCTTTGAAGCAAACGAAGTGGGCGCTATTTATCGACCGTGAACTGTCGTCCCTAAGCCACTTAGCTTAGCAGGACTGTGGTGCGAGTTAGCCGGTTCATAATCTTGAAGCAAAACATTTACCATCGCGAAGAAAACGAGACGGAAGGCAAGGAACACGAAGAAACAGCTCTCGTATTCGTGCTCCACGTCTTTCGCCTCGTTTTCTTCGCGCTGGTCAGTTTGCTTCAAGACCACATTGCTTCTTCTCAGTTCACTCACCTCAGCGCGAAGGGAGAGTGTCATGACGTCATTCGCCGAGTGACATGTCCACAAACTAGCGACAAGCGTTTGAATGTGACCCCGCGGTCACCTTCAAAAAGAAAGACCATGCACGCATGGAAATATTTCATTTGTAAAATACCGCCGGCTTGAGTGTGGGAATGTAAGGAAAAAAAACTGATCAAACGCAAAATTCAAGAATTAAAATTAAATCATGAGGAATCATCCGAGAATGTAGAAGAGAACAATCCTGGTGTCGACGCAAGTAAAAAGAGCAACCAAAGAAATACAAAAACCACTACGAACAACGTGCTCAATGACACATCTTAAGCAACAGAATTGTGGTACGCATTGTTCCttgagtgtttctttttattatgTGATACCGATGTTCACATTATATCGCTGTAGAGCCGCTTTGTGATCTCGTGATATCTTTACTTGTGACAACACAACTTCGTTGTATCTATATTGTTATATGTTGGAACATAGCCTCCTCtaaaagttatagaggaggctatggttggaACGATGTTTTGTGTGCCACATATTCAAGAGGCAATAAGTAGCCAGGGCCGTATTCGTGCGCCATCATCGACCCGGCGCCTACTATTCGCCAAATTTTAGGTTAACGTTAGCGCAATAGcattaccgttccgcaaacgaacttttcAGCAATTGCAGTTTTAGTATAGGGCGTGGTCGCGTAGTTTACATGCCAGGCGCTATTCCGTTACTCTTTGAATGTCCCATACATAGTGCACCCAAGTGATTCCGTCTTCACCGAGCACTGTGTGCCCATCCGGAAAGTGTGAGAGGCAGCGCAAAGGAAGGCGGGATCGTGTTGTATTTTGAAAGTCCGCGGGCGAAGTTGTTTTATTGTCATTTTTGTCAACTGCTATTGTCACTGAAAAATTGTCACAGGTTGAAGGTGACCAACTACTCGATCAAAAAGGAAGCTGGTGACAAAGTGGCCTTATCGTACGACAAGCTAAGTTAACGGTGAACTCTACTGTTGGGGTGACCAAAAGGATGGCCTGGTGCCCTTTAAGAGCAACCGCTCCCCCTCCTCTCCCTTTCGAAAAAATGAATGAACGTGAAGCTTTCAGGCGAGTTGCTGCGAAGAGTGACACCTAAATGCTTATATAGTTAGTAACTAAGTGCAGAGAAGCCTAGCATATAACTACAAAGGAGAGATGCTTTCTtgggagaaataaaaaaaaaaaggggggggggggactttctTCAACATTCAGGGTCGTCCCCCATTGAATGCACCAATAGAAAATTTCACTGAGGCTATTATTCGGATTATCTTCGTCACTAGTGTAGGAAATTTCTTTAAACACGATACAATGATCTGCAAATAGTCTTATTTGAACATTCGGCTTTACTACATCAACACTGTCATCCACGTACAGGAGGAACAACAAAGGATTCAATAcacttccctgtggtacaccagatgTGACTGGAGGACAGGCCGAGTGATGCCGAGTAGTTCTGGCTAATATGAACGAGTAGTTCTGGTATGCCGTAGTTTTTTAGCTTAAATATTAGTTTGGAATCAGGTACCTTAACGAAAGATTTACTAAAATCCAGAAAAGTAAATCAATTTGGTGGT contains the following coding sequences:
- the LOC119433175 gene encoding uncharacterized protein LOC119433175 isoform X1: MGRQDQRCRTSGGRERSATAERRRAEGLQMRSMYHRLRAMVPGLSPGSHRCVTFAEIVRGACGYIRHLEETLEGSDNVSDTDNHVTSCPPTSPEEQQRIQYTSLWYTRCDWRTGRVMPSSSAHRAVFRPSCACTQPSAGPVPPPSSGSTQPDARPVLRRASDCIQPDARPVLRRASDCIQPDARHVGNQCRRRHSDLPGIYLRATSCWRRRFGILDPAAVQLE
- the LOC119433175 gene encoding uncharacterized protein LOC119433175 isoform X3; the protein is MGRQDQRCRTSGGRERSATAERRRAEGLQMRSMYHRLRAMVPGLSPGSHRCVTFAEIVRGACGYIRHLEETLEGSDNVSDTDNHVTSCPPTSPEEQQRIQYTSLWYTRCDWRTGRVMPSSSAHRAVFRPSCACTQPSAGPVPPPSSGSTQPDARPVLRRASDCIQPDARHVGNQCRRRHSDLPGIYLRATSCWRRRFGILDPAAVQLE